DNA from Sphaerodactylus townsendi isolate TG3544 linkage group LG08, MPM_Stown_v2.3, whole genome shotgun sequence:
cataactttggaccccctgaactaaacttcaccaaacctgggtgctatcatcaggagagtcttttactgataccacccatgttttgtgaagttttgtccagggggtccaaagctatggactccaaaagggggtgcccccatcacacATTGTGTCCAATgagaactaatagaagatggggtctacacttttgagggtccataactttggactccctgaaccaaacttcaccaaacctgggaggtttcatcaggagagtcacttaCCAATGCCAcgcaggttttgtgaagtttggttcagggggcccaaagctatggactcccaaaggggatgcccccatcccccattgtttccaatgggagctaataggagatgggggctacacctttgagggtcaataactttggaccccctcaaccaaacttcaccaaacctgggtggtatcattgggagagtctcctaaaaataccctgaaagtttggtgctgctagcttaacagttgcatccctgacatcaggcaccccccaaatttccccagattgtcctttaaccccccccctttggcatggatttaaagggagaatctgaggtccccagtttaaacattgaaagtgatactgtttcagggtgggggagaatccaccccaaaatagcatcattttcaatgttgtttaaactgggaaccccagattctccctttaaggtggattcaaaaggagaatctgggctccctagttcaaacaccattgaaaatgatgctgtttgggggtggattccagcatcacttgtttaaactagggagcccagattctcctattaaatccaccctaaagggagaatctggggtccccagtttaaataacagtttcccccaattggagggactggatacaacaccataaaatgttttcacagcagtaataaaacattttgaaagcattttgaaaatgttttcaaaaaaattatttctgctgtgtggcatggcctattgctgtgttcagatttgtgagttggggcatgttctataatgtgatggtgactttgaaatgacctggtgtaaaaaatcattgcttggtcatagTGGAGGAGGGCatctgcccatggggggcgccaaactccagtttgcctagatattccactgggcatagctacaagggagTTGGGGGCGTTGCACCGGGGACACAccagggggcatcaaactcaggttttgcccagggctccagtttgcctagttatgccactggggAGAGGTGGTTAAATGCAGGCTGATTGGTACATCAGGAGGAGGTAGGAAAAAGGAGAAAGCTATAGGGGTTTTcagggcagggaaagaggaaatcatGGGGGAGAAGAAATGTAGTGTCCCCTGCTGGTCTCCAGTGTGTAGATATGTATTTTTCCACCCAAAAATGGGTGTTCTAGAAAAGAAACCCCGCTCTCCACCACCACCTGTTTTATATCCCTGTTGCAAAGAATTCTCAGCACCCTCACCAGACTACTTACTGATTCTTTTTGGATTGGCATGAAAATTAGACTGGTGTAACAAGGGAGCTTTTTTTAGCTGAGAGACCTAGCTGGTTCTGCTCCACGCACCACTGATGCTGAAGTTAAATTTTGAAAAAGTATAGCAGTTCTCACttaataaacatatttttaaggACCTCTAAATGATTTGTTTTAAGCTTTGACTGCATTAAAAGATTGGTGGGGTTATATCCATGTTGATGAAGTGTGTGATCCTCTTTGTTAAGGAAAGAAACTTCAGTGGATGGCGGTGAACGTGTTGGAGGCAGAATTTAACCAGACTGTTAGAGTTGCTTTGATGCAGGCTGGAACAAAAGACCCCTGTTTCAGTTCCAATCCTTTTAAAAGAACATAATAACTACAAACAAGAATGCATAGTTTGATTTGGGCTGAAATGTGAATATAGCCAATTGTATGTATCTATgtcagatgtatttttaaaatattcagatttACAGTGTTTTCATTTGTTCTAAGGTGCGGTGGATGATGTACTGGATCGTGTTCGCACTTTACACCATTACTGAAACAATAGCAGACCTAACGATCTCTTGGTAAGAGCCATCTGCGCACTAAATGTAATACAACTGTTATTTGTGACATATCAAGTAGACATGATGTCAAAGATCATATCAAGTTATCTGTGGAGTGGAGTTATAATGTAACACTCTTGAGTTTCGTTAGTTACAGAAGGGGGTGGCAGGAACTTACCGCAGCCGCCATTTGCTGCCGGGGGAAGGGTGGCGCgcagctccttccccttcctgcttcatGGTGGGGGTGGGCCCGTCCCTGGGCTGTGAGGCAGTGTGGCCTGCAGCGCTGATTGGCGGGAGGGTGACGTCACAGCGCCAGCACCTGGCGTCGGCCACCTGGGCTGTCCCCTCGCCATTTAAGGCAGCGCTGAGCCGAGCAGGCCCTCTTTCTCCCGCTGCCGAGATTGTCCCACCCATCACTCCCTGTCTGCTTGAAGGGGTACTTAGGTTCTAGATTTTGTTTCTCTTGTCATAGCCATCcagcggtttgcgcatgggggactgatcctgcttggggtaagctgcttgctaaccccctttggaacctccttatgaggtaggggtggagcaagcatGGGGTCTGGCAGCCCAGGCTTGGGCTGAGACCGCTTGcacccccctcagcaaatgggggattCTTCAGAATGCGGCCCGCCACCCGTCTGAAATTTCCCCCCCGTTCGTTGCTGTCCTTTTAACTCAGAGTGTGagtttattttcctcaaacagcTGGTTTGCCCAGCtctcagatcagacccccatgctgcgcctaaCGCTTATCTGTTCTCTCTTGTCAATAAAGAAaaggctatggccagtttttacTTACCACAATAAAGTGTTTGCGTATTATTTCCACTCAGTTTCATGCTTCTCTCCAGTCtagcctttcccctccctcaggcGGCAACAAGTATTCTCCCCATGAgccttgaatttttaaaaaatgcttaaaatgtaACAGTGGGTGCAATGTAAAACTAACTGAAAAAGCACAGTCAGTTTTAAAGAGCATGCAACCTGATTCTGGATTTATGTATTGCAGGTTTCCACTGTACTATGAACTGAAAATTGCTTTTGTTATTTGGCTGCTCTCTCCATATACTAGAGGGGCAAGTTTAATTTATAGGAAATTTCTTCATCCCCTTCTTTCTTCAAAAGAGAAGGTAAGACTTTCCCCAGAATTGTATAAAATGCTTAAATGCAAATATAACTGGAGCAGAGGGGTATTTTTTAAGTATATATGTGACAGGggagaccagaggcgtagctccaagggggaaagggggagtgcGTGACGCACCGAGttcatgcccctgtgggggtgtggcgagggcatggtgggggcagaggacgcaccagtgcactgggcgcttttttcccttgctacacctctgggggaGACAGACCTGTAGTAAAACCTTGTGCTTAACATTAAGAAATGTATGTGTTGTAGATTGTAGATGTCAAATTAGTCCGGTGGTCCTAtggtaatttttctttctttctccccttagGAGATTGATGAATATATTGTGCAAGCCAAAGAACGGGGCTATGAAACAATGGTTAACTTTGGAAAACAGGGTTTAAATTTAGCTGCTACTGCTGCAGTCACTGCAGCAGTAAAGGTAAATATTGCATGTTTGTTCAGTGTAAAAATATAGTGTGGATACACATAAGAAAAGCTGGGTGACTTATTTCAACAGCATGTTCTAAAAGTGTGTTATCTTTTTGAACACTGGACATATGACTTTTTAATGGTGAAGAtgaccctttctctctcttttgttgcTGGTAATCACACTCCATAGGATTTCTGGCCTCTTTCTGCTGTTTTCCTTCAATCAAGTTGAGGTAATTGCTGAGCATGGAATAGTGCTACTCTCCATACACGTGGAAAATGGACATGAATCCATATTGAGCTCTTTGTTTTTAGAATAGTTCATTAATTCCGCTACGCCAACTTTTGCTACTATGACTTGAAGTTGTATAATACTAGGAAGTGTTAATCTGGCTGTGCTGTTTGATATGGACTTGGAGGTACTCCTGGCTTCCTGTAACTTACCCAGAATAATGACCGGCTCCATTATAATGCAGGCATGTAGCTAATGGTCACTAATGCTATCCTCTTTTATGATGCAACAATATGGAAAGAGTACCTGCATACCACTGAGCATTTCCTGTTTTACCTGCGGTAAATCTGAATTAGCAGAAGGCAGTTTTGGTTGGGTAACTTCCTTTTCTTGATATCCAGGGAGTCTAGGTAAGGATATCATTGGGATGAAAGATGACATTTCCTTCATGTTGCCAAATGTTCATGCTCTGTAGACTTTCAGAAGAACTCTCACCCCATTTCTTCATGACTGGGAAGAAGGCAAGATTACAAGAACTCTTTATTAAGCCTGTGCTGTAAGAACATTTGGAGTGGTAAATAGTGGGATTTGCTTAGTGCTTCCATGAGTGCCTGATAAAagattggggaagggagagattcTGCAGATCTCGTAAGGGAGTGATCCCATGCGGTCTACCTTGAAAAATTAATTCTAGCTGGAGGTATGTCGTGGAACAACCAGTATTCACATGTACCAAAGACTGGCAGTCCAATTGTTATTCTATTTTAATGCAGTAGTAAGTACACATACAAACGTCAAACGTAtgtatctggggaattagatagCTACAACTGTATAAAATACTCTGAATAATGAAAGTCATTTCTCTAGTCAGCTGAACTGAAGATTGAATCCGTTAGCAGTTCTTATAAATGTTGAAAAGGGATTCTTCTAGTGGCAGACTTCTAGTAATTGTGAATATCCGTCTGCAAAAAAAAGTAATAAAGCAATAGCAATAGCATTTTATTTTCTACCTTGGCTAGATATTTGCAGATTTATGACAATTTTTACACTGATTAGCTTTCAAAAGATAAATTACTATTTCAGCCCACCTCCAGATATGGGGATGTGAGTCAAGTAGGTCAGTCTGCACTTAATTTGGAAGCCAAAGATTGTTCTGCATGTTCACAGCATCTGAGAGCTGGCTCAAAGAAAAACTCCCAGCACCACCAGAATGGTTTTTATATATGGAAACAATAAAATTCTCATTGCTTCCAGTATCCACAGAGCAGTTCCATTAGCCTTCATGAGAACATGACACTTGTATTATGATGGTTATGTGCTTCCGGGCAAGAGCACACGTCTGTTTTAGATATTAGTGTTTGTCATGGGGCGCTGCTAAGGGAAAAGCTTTCCCAAAAATGGTTATAGGGCTAACATTTGAACTGTGCCTCTTGTTTAGCTCTTTGTGGAACATGGCAACTACAACTGTTTTGTTCAGGAAACAGCGATTACTTTAATTGAAACTGCAGGAGGTACTGAGGGGGGAAATAATTCCTAGTTGGCAAGGGCTGAGCATTGTCGTTCTTGGGGAAACTTTTAGATCCTTAATGACTTCTACTGCTCATACCATGTTTGATTAAACATGCCTGCCATTGGCATATGTTCCTTAGCATCTTGTGTGACTTCTCTTACTAACGTAGTAATCTCAAATGTGACCTTGGCATGACTTATTTGCAAATGACATCTGAATGAGTAGAATGTGAATTTGTCTGCCTTTATCTTGTGAGACAGGaccagcaaataaaacattttttaaaaaaccaggttcTGGTAGAGCATAAAAGaaatcttggaaatgttttccagGGGGTGGGAGATAACTCTGTTTTAGATGTTCAGCGTGACTGATTCTTTGTGTTTCAAACCTTTACGCTGAGCTATCCTTGCGGTGACCTTTTTAAGGAAGGTGATAGTCTGCTGCTTACTGATGGAGAGCTAATAAGATGACAGTTCTACAATCTTCTTGGAAACACAGGCCAGCCTAAGGCGCAGGCAAGGGTTCTGGTCCTGCTGTGTTCATTCATTATCAAGGCAGGCTTGTCCTCTGTATCACACAGCTTGATTTATTTGTGtgaggaggtggggaggctgcACAAGACCATATGATGCTCAGCTTCCACACTGTGTGGCTTGTTTATGGATTCCACAATTGAGATGCCTGGTGTATCTTAAAGCATTTCACTTCTTCTATTTAAACAGTGCAAACGCCAGATGGTACAAAGCCACAACAGCTTCTCATTTTGCTTTCTAGTATAATAtcaaatacttggccatggtttGTCTGTTTACCATAGCCTTATCCTTGGATCTAGCTGTTAGTAACAGCCATTATGTTTTTGAATACATAATCTGTTGTTGGAGAGATCTCCTCTACCAGTTTATCTGCGAAGGGATCATCATGGCCTTTGGCCAAGGCTAACTTTGTGTAGCTTTCTGCTCAAGTGGTGATGATTTTGTGAGAGAGATTCAGACTATTCATGCCTTGTTGCAATTGTGTTTGGATAGCTATACACATCACGTGCCTGTAAGAACAAAAATTATACTAAAATGTTGACATTGAAAACTTTGTGGCTGTTACTTTTGAGCAATCTTTTCAGTCATAACATCTATTCTTTGCTAAGCCAGATGCCTCTCCAAATGTTATCAATGGGGTAGCTAGTGCCATTATTGAGTTAATGACGCCAGAGCTTGTGACGATCAAATTGTACAGGAAGGAAATACAATTGTTGTGCTTAAAATAACTTGCAAATGTGCCCTGAAAACAGTAATTGATATTTTATATTGAATGCAGTATTTGAATTTCAATAACACTTGGAACTCCTTAGCCAGGAACTGGGTGATTCCAGGTGGAGTAGTTCAGTGAGGCACAGCTAGAGTGTTAAAACCTTGTAGAACAGGCATTCAAGACTGCACAGGATAGGAAAATAGCTGGGCATATATATGGCTTCCTGAAAATCAGAAACCTCTAAGACTTCCATAAAGTTTCAGATGTTACTGCACAGTTTCAAGTGTACTAGAAATGGTTTCCTTTTTAATGGAATGCAGAGAACCATGCTGTTTAGGGTTAGAGGATGAGTCTTTTGGAAGCTTCCAGTGCAATTTATGTCAACATAGAAGAATTACTGGATCCACCCTGAATACTCTGGTGCATGAAGTCCAGTAAAGTAGATGTATTGTAATCATATTGTCCACTGCACTAAAGCTTTACTGCTGATCTTGATACAAAATTGGGGAGTTGGCTAAAGGACAAAATATTATAAGGGATAATTTCAGTTATTGGGCAACTGAAAGAATATTCTGGTGGTGGCAgaaaacacataagaacataagaaagagcctgctggatcagaccagagtccatctagtccagcactgtgctatttgcagtggcctaccaggtgcctttgggagctcacatgcaggatgtgaaagcaatggcctgctgctgctcccgagcacctagtatgctaaggcatttgcaatctcagatcaaagaggatcaagattggtagccatagatcgacttctcctccataaatctgtccaagccctttttaaagctatccaggtgagtggccatcactacctcctgtggcagcatgttccaaacaccaatcacatgttgcatgacgaagtgtttccttttgttagttcttattcttccccccagcattttcaatggatgccccctggttctagtattgtgagaaagagagaaaaaattatttctgtcattattttctaccccatgcataattttatagacttcaatcacatcccccctcagacgtctcctctccaaacgaaagagtcccaaacgctgtagcctctcctcataaggaagttgctccagtccctcaatcatccttgtagCCCTTCTTTTAGATACAAGTGATTTGTGTGTTAGAGTAGTCATGGAATTGACTTCATTACTTAATATTGAGTGGTAGCCAGGACCTAGTCTGGGATGCTGTTGTTGCCAACCACTTTGAAAGAGTGGCCACCAGAGGATCATCAATACAGCATTTGCATGAGTGGGCAAGTGCCCAGAAATTCCAATGGTAGCATTTAATTTTAGAAGAGGACACTTGAAAAAGTATTCAGAAAGAAGATGAAAGGGAAGCCCAGGCAGTCACATCCCTCTGAGAATCTTGAATACTTATTAAAAACTACTCCAGTAGAAGTTCTGTTGAAAAGTATACTACTGATTAGAAAAAGATAAGTCCAAGATAATGAAAGAAAGCAAAGCTTCAGATTTTAAAAGTGGAAATCTTGCCTTAGCAAGTAAAAAGGCCACAAACTCTAACAGAACAAATACAATCATTAAGGCATGTGAAGAAGGAATTTGAAAAAACAGTTTCATGCCTTTAGCAGTTCAGACAGTTGTATAGTTGACAGTAGGCACAAAGAATTGCATCACCCCCTACATCTATGCTGGCCTCTGACCTTTGTGTTGTTCAGTTGTCTTGATTTTAGTGACCTTCGTGATTTTGAACTCTGGTAGACAGGTATAACACTGAAGGTGTCTTGAACGGCTCAGaactgtaaaaaaatatttacctTTTACCACCCTGGTCTCCTGTTCCAGGAACAATATTCTGACTTTCCTTCCCAATGTGTGATGACCTCCTGCTTGAAGCAGGTTTTTTTCTAGATATCCTCTTGACTGTTCTGAAGTATCTATCCATGCCCTGTTAAAACAAATTACATCAAATGACTGTAACTGCAATCATAGTGTAGTCAGACCAAGATGACTTGGATACTACAGGCAGACCTGTGGTTGGGCTTCGTTGAATGTACAGTTTAAACTCTGAACTTggctttaatggttttaaaacttAACTATTGGaaattgtgaggggggaagggaaaggagtttgtaagcccctttgagtctcctcacaggagagaaagggggctataaatccaactcttcttcttcttctaaagtgagAAATAATGGCTttataaattggtttactttctttgtAAAATGGGAAAATGTTAAGACTAAGCAAAATGTGACCTGAAAGAACATGAATGCTTTGTTATTGGAGTCAAATGTAAACATGACACACAGTCTTTTCATAGCACAGCCTTGCATTTTACTACCACAAATCCATTTGAAGAAGTAGATTTCCACCTCTTCCTCGCaacactttttcttccttttattgtTACAGAGCCAAGGAGCAATAACTGAAAGACTGCGGAGTTTTAGCATGCATGACTTAACAGCTATTCAAGGTGATGAGCCAGTGGGACAAAGACGCTATCAAACTTTGCCGGAGACCAGAAAGAGAAGCAAAAGCTCCACTCATGAATCCTTAGGTTGGTACGTTACTAAAAGAACTTTGGCTGTCTGTTTTTTGCGACATGACAGTCCTGTAGAAGACAAGAAGTGTCTTACATAGATACAGGGAACCTTATCCTGTGTACTTGATAAGGATGTCTGGAGGCTTGGCATTATGGAAGTGACATATTTCCCTCTTTACCTGGAATACATGAATATCTAGAAACAGCTGTTTGTGTCTAGCCTAAGCGATGATATCCTTCCTGCCCTGTTGTGCTggttttactgaacagaatataaTTTGGTTTCCATAGTCTGCATGGCCTGCAGCTTGCCTCAGCATGGACCTTTTGTGTAATGATATGCAGATTCACAGACATTTTTGTGACTTTTTTGTTGAGCTGATGTGCTTTGCTGTGCCATTCTACTGGCGGCGGGGGGTATCTTGATTGGGTGTTTTCTTCAttacttgcaaggaggcaggaaccacttaaCAGAGTTGAAACTCCCCTTCCTGTGACGTGCTCCGGGGTTATTCCCcccagtattctttcctgcctgcaaggagtgcaAGGCATTTCGCGCAGCTCCCCAGGGATCTTCTAAAGTCAGTGTGTTTATGTCCCCTGTCTGTCTCCCCCCTGCCTTATGTAAgtaagtgggaaggggggaggcttGTTCAACATCCAAGGGGAGCTAGTGTAGACTCCGTCGCGACGAAAACAGCTTCCCGCCATTTTTAGCGGATCCCGCCTCAAGATGGCGACTGGATCCTTTACCCCCCCCCAGGGAGGACTTCGCCCGGTCTGCGGCCGAGGGAACGAGAGCCGCCAGGAACAAGGCGGCGGAGACCCAAGCCACCGGACAGAAAGCGACGTCCAAAAAGAAGGGGACTAAAACGGCCGGCGGGCAATTAGCAGGCGCTCCCGCGCAGAAGCGCGCGCGCCAAAATGAAGCGGATGGGAGCTCGGCGCCTTCTGAGGGCGCTGCCAGTACAGGCGGCTCCACAGCCGGGTCCTCCTACCCCTTGCGGGATTCGGAGTCCCCGGCTTCCCCCAGCAACGAGGAGAGAAGGGTTCCCTCGGAGCCACAGAGAGCAATAGgaaaccagggggagggggcggagacgCGCGAAGGCGCTTATCTCCAGCCAGACCCTGCGGCAGCTTCTGTCGCGGCCTGGCAAGCAGCCCCACCAGCAGATTTCGCCCGCTTCCTCTCGGACCAAATTGAAAAGGCCCTAGACGCCAGAGAAGCCCGCCAGGCTTCAGTACATAGAGCAGCCACCAACGTAGCTGGAGCTCCACAGAGAGAAGGGGTTGACCTGGCCTACAGGAACCCCATTGAATTCCCagacgaggaggaggactcctcccaagaaggggagggggcagagggggccaGGTTTTCAGACACAGAAGACAACCTGGTAGAGACAACAGAACAAGCCCCAAAGTTCTTCAAACTAGAGAACTTGCAAATACTGATCACGAAGGCCATCTCTGCCCTGGACCTACAGGACCAGGAGGGGGCAGAAGACCCCCCACCAGACCCagacctcccccccacctccggcAAGCCCGTGAAGGGCTACCCCAAGGGCAATCTGGACTATTTTCCCAAGGATCAGGAGGGAGAGAAATTCTTCCCAGTCCCGGAGTATTTTGTCACTAGAATTAGGAAGGAGTGGATTAAGCCGGCCGCTCACAAGACCCTACCTCCATCCTTCAAGAAAACTTACCTCATGCCCCCTCAATTTCACACCTTGCTACAGGCCCCCCCGTAGCATGCCCCAGTAGCAGCTTCTGCACTCGGCTTAGACCTTGGTAAAAGATCAAAGAGGGGAGGGTAACATCAGGGACCCCCTCGATAGGAGGTCCGAGGCAGCCCTAAGAAAGACGCACGAATGGTTGGCGGCTGCAACCAAGACCCTCACTCCGGCCTCCACAGTCGCCAGGGGCTAAATTATAGTGTGTGGTTGACAGAGGGTACTGGAACGCTTATTCCAGAGCTGGACACTGCCACCAGAGAAGGGGTGGAGCGCGTCCTCATGGCTAGCGCTTAGCCATGGCAGACAGCTTCACCCTAGAGCGCCATTATTGCCCTGGTGGCTGTGGAGGCCATGGCGACTCAGGCATGATTGCCAGGCGCAATGCCTGGCTTCGaccaagcggcagagctggacgCTTCGCTTCTAAAAAAATGTAGTTGCCGCATATTCCTATCATGGGTCAGCCCTATTTGGCCCCGATCTAGACAGGGTCCTAGTCGAAactaaggacaaaaagaaaactcTGCCCAAGGTAATCAAACACGAAAGGAGCAACACCTCCACTAGCAGACCCACCTTTAGATCCAACAGGGCACTCCCCAGATTCCCCAGTGAAGGGAACAAACAGGGCTGGCAACAGCGGAATTCCTTTCGGGACAAACACTTCACCAAAGCGGGCAACAAACAGGGGAAACCCTTCAAGCCGGACTTTAAGAAGCAGTGACTATGCGGACGCACCGGTGGGGGGCCGCCTTACCAGGTTCGCCGCGGCTTGGCAGGGAACCCACGTGGACAGATGGTCCAGAGAGGCTATTCCAGGAGGGACTCACTGTATTAGAATTCCCTACAGTTTCCAAGGCAGCAATTACGTCCCATCTCCAATCGCGGAAAAATCTCCCAAAACACAACGAACCCTTCAGGCAGTGGCCCACCTGCTGGACATGCAAGCAATAGAACGGGTCCCGACAAGCAGTGGAGAGGTTCTCCGGCACGTATTCGCgacttctttacagtccccaagcgCAACGGGGACTGCAGGGCAGTGCTTGTGAACCTCCCGGACGGTCAACAAATCACTCCGCCTGCCAAAATTTCGCGACTTGGAAACTCTAAGAACCATATCGGTAGCCCTGAGGCCCAACGATTTCTCACCTCATTAGGATCTAAAGGAGGCCTACCTCCACATTATGATCCACCCTGGCTCCACAGAAAGTTCCTAAGGTTCGCGGTGGGGCAGCAGCACTTTCAGTACAGGGCGTTACCCTTCGGCCTGGCCACCGCCCCAAGAACATTCTCAAAGATCCTCCTGGGACCCATCATCCAACTGAGGGAACAGGGGATCCACATACATCCCTTACTTGGACGACCCTCCTCATCAGGTCCCGGATTCCAAACACCAGGCACGCGGAGGATGTGGCCAGGGTCCAGGAGGTGCTGCAGGCGCACGGATTCTTAGTCGAcctataaaaaaaaagaaaactcgcTTGTCCCCAAGCA
Protein-coding regions in this window:
- the REEP3 gene encoding receptor expression-enhancing protein 3 gives rise to the protein MVSCIISRVVVLVFGMLYPAYYSYKAVKTKNVKEYVRWMMYWIVFALYTITETIADLTISWFPLYYELKIAFVIWLLSPYTRGASLIYRKFLHPLLSSKEKEIDEYIVQAKERGYETMVNFGKQGLNLAATAAVTAAVKSQGAITERLRSFSMHDLTAIQGDEPVGQRRYQTLPETRKRSKSSTHESLGFNLSQVKKRLGKIIKTDERRGTYSEDRIFIERVLSE